From the genome of Nitrosopumilus sp., one region includes:
- a CDS encoding exonuclease, with product MLKAREPVLLDREDGHWYETKFDKVYSSISTILSDTAPEHKKNGLKNWKANEPAHEYITKQAQNIGTQSHKIIEDYLSSNLALEEFDLLPIAHFHNLKPFLENISNVTSIEQRMYSDKLKVAGTSDLIAEYNGELSIIDYKTKRKPQIDDYMYEYYLQTTCYAQMFEEATGKKINQVVILVSSEKNTRQEFIKPCDDYILPISERIEKYYLNNLL from the coding sequence ATGCTAAAGGCAAGGGAACCCGTACTTTTGGATCGAGAAGACGGTCATTGGTATGAGACAAAATTTGACAAGGTTTACTCGTCCATCAGCACGATTCTTTCAGATACTGCGCCAGAACATAAAAAAAATGGGTTGAAAAATTGGAAAGCGAACGAGCCAGCCCACGAATACATTACAAAGCAAGCTCAGAACATCGGAACCCAGTCGCACAAAATCATCGAGGACTACCTGAGCAGCAACCTGGCTTTGGAAGAGTTTGATCTGCTTCCAATCGCGCATTTTCACAATCTAAAACCATTTCTTGAAAACATTTCAAACGTGACATCAATTGAACAGAGAATGTATTCAGACAAGCTAAAGGTTGCAGGAACCAGCGACCTGATTGCGGAATACAACGGAGAACTTTCCATTATCGATTACAAGACAAAACGAAAACCCCAAATAGATGATTACATGTATGAGTATTATCTTCAAACCACATGTTATGCCCAGATGTTTGAGGAGGCGACAGGCAAAAAAATCAATCAGGTGGTCATACTGGTCAGCAGTGAAAAAAACACCAGGCAAGAATTTATCAAACCCTGTGATGACTATATTCTGCCAATAAGTGAGAGAATTGAAAAGTATTATTTGAACAACTTGCTGTGA
- a CDS encoding ArsR family transcriptional regulator, with protein sequence MNIIIITMSTYQNITLSSPTQNKIIISLYDKPKCASDIALDLDIAFPNISTNLKKMKENDIVVHEREGIRKKYKLTKSGNQMYDFLSVHDKQFQSLVEAYKFEKRKSK encoded by the coding sequence ATGAACATAATAATTATAACCATGTCAACATATCAAAATATTACGTTATCATCACCAACTCAAAACAAAATCATCATATCATTGTATGACAAGCCAAAATGTGCGAGCGACATAGCCCTTGACTTAGACATCGCGTTTCCCAACATATCTACAAACCTTAAGAAAATGAAAGAAAATGATATCGTTGTACACGAAAGAGAAGGCATTAGGAAAAAGTACAAGCTAACCAAATCAGGCAATCAGATGTATGACTTTCTATCTGTCCATGACAAACAATTCCAATCGTTAGTAGAGGCTTACAAATTTGAAAAAAGGAAAAGTAAATGA
- a CDS encoding tetratricopeptide repeat protein produces the protein MNLPSYSPSKLDNLKKNHIKLMDEHFENRNYESAKKHAMIILKYFNGNDIQTLSTLGNTMRDEDRQNLDNIQCAVSIHSTPFIGNTSWGTLSLAEDNHVLGNFEMTSQLTSPIIDLYESYDESEINPIEEATYKNAMIIKANALFRMAMAQQADNVEDVKKYYTMAHDIEKSYDTWFGLGNLDRYKGNFEDAMEKYEQARELAADTTEIDYEMSVVRSYL, from the coding sequence TTGAACCTTCCAAGCTACAGTCCAAGTAAACTGGACAACCTGAAAAAGAACCACATCAAGCTGATGGATGAACACTTTGAGAATCGTAACTACGAATCTGCCAAGAAGCATGCCATGATTATATTAAAGTACTTCAACGGCAACGACATTCAGACGCTGTCCACACTGGGAAATACAATGAGAGATGAGGACAGGCAGAACCTGGACAACATCCAATGCGCTGTGTCAATTCACAGCACGCCATTCATCGGCAACACATCATGGGGTACTTTGTCACTTGCAGAGGACAATCATGTGTTGGGTAACTTTGAGATGACATCCCAACTGACATCGCCGATAATCGATCTCTATGAGTCATATGACGAATCAGAGATCAACCCAATCGAGGAAGCAACATACAAGAACGCCATGATCATAAAGGCAAACGCACTATTCAGGATGGCAATGGCCCAGCAAGCTGACAATGTGGAGGATGTGAAAAAATACTACACGATGGCCCACGACATCGAAAAGTCATATGACACATGGTTTGGACTTGGAAATCTTGACAGGTACAAGGGCAACTTTGAGGATGCGATGGAGAAATACGAGCAGGCAAGGGAACTTGCAGCAGACACAACGGAGATAGACTATGAGATGAGTGTCGTGAGGTCTTATCTCTAG